From bacterium, the proteins below share one genomic window:
- a CDS encoding HEAT repeat domain-containing protein has translation MWLWWIKRQLASSDEEIRTKAWRKLIAAESPSTFDLAVYEFKSGNEESRYPAGLLLCKLADVRSLDLLVEMLEDESSQNKGRAFEALLKLRDSRVVPVLMRFVENEQHSWQQRKQALKALSALGWQPADPGQKLLLTICMRDEPLLLSMWEQSREYLIRLLEHKDAGLRSDAAKLLSNLADAECFDALTKGLKDSDEDVRGYCALALGRLNDPRAVGPLLDLLRTRKAELFSDEIRSALSNIGTKDAIEALEYFERLEERKKKLSPAYSKTSAPAHVNLSPGSKVPITGEYKCEFCEMKPVTLDPRLHVALDQVTSMDKLKPTVKRFEAGSKFSECPGCKEATGWTLISSY, from the coding sequence ATGTGGCTCTGGTGGATCAAACGTCAATTAGCTTCAAGCGATGAAGAAATTAGAACGAAAGCCTGGCGGAAATTGATTGCCGCTGAGTCCCCCAGCACTTTCGATCTGGCCGTTTATGAATTTAAGAGTGGTAATGAGGAGAGTCGTTATCCGGCTGGGCTCCTTCTTTGCAAGCTTGCAGATGTTAGATCCCTTGATCTTCTCGTTGAGATGTTAGAAGACGAATCTTCCCAAAACAAGGGGCGGGCTTTCGAAGCACTGTTAAAACTCCGTGATTCCAGGGTCGTGCCGGTGCTGATGCGCTTTGTTGAGAATGAACAACACTCGTGGCAACAAAGGAAGCAAGCCTTGAAGGCCCTGAGTGCTCTGGGTTGGCAGCCTGCCGATCCCGGACAGAAATTGTTGCTTACCATCTGCATGCGGGACGAACCACTGCTGCTTTCTATGTGGGAACAGTCGCGCGAATATTTGATCAGATTACTGGAACATAAGGATGCCGGGTTACGAAGCGACGCAGCTAAGCTTCTGAGCAATCTTGCAGATGCCGAATGTTTCGATGCTTTGACAAAGGGCCTAAAGGATTCTGATGAAGACGTTCGCGGCTACTGTGCCCTTGCGCTGGGACGCCTGAATGACCCAAGAGCTGTCGGACCGCTCCTTGATTTACTGCGGACACGCAAAGCAGAATTATTCTCAGATGAGATTCGATCTGCGCTCTCCAACATCGGCACGAAGGACGCCATCGAAGCCCTGGAGTATTTTGAAAGATTGGAGGAACGGAAAAAAAAGTTGAGTCCCGCATACTCGAAAACTTCAGCTCCCGCGCATGTGAATTTATCACCAGGCTCTAAAGTCCCGATTACAGGCGAATACAAATGCGAGTTTTGTGAAATGAAACCTGTCACGCTTGATCCTCGCCTGCACGTGGCTCTTGACCAGGTAACGAGTATGGACAAACTGAAACCCACCGTCAAACGTTTCGAAGCTGGCAGCAAATTTTCCGAATGTCCCGGATGTAAAGAAGCAACGGGTTGGACATTGATCTCGTCATATTGA